The DNA segment ACAACGGTTATAAGAATAATTTCGGCTTCAACGTTTGCTTTAATAATACTCTTGAAGGACATTTAAATTATGTTAATAGAGCAGCCGGTTATCATTTCAAAGGCTTAACAGTATTCAACGCTTCAACTGAAGTAATAGAAAACGGATATTCAGTAAGGGTCTACGGGTCTGGCGAGATAAAGGGGCAAACATATATATTTAAATTAGAGGCTGTGGATAAAGGGGAGCCTAGTGTATTTGATGAATTCCATGTATGGGTATACACTGACAGCGGAGCGTTATACGATTACAGCGGAGGAGTTTTAAGCGGCGGTAATATTAACGTTAATATCCAATACTAAAATATCCTCTTATTTTTTATACTCTCTATATAGGTGCGAGCTTTACTAAAGCACTCGTTGCAAAAAGAAACAGGTTTTAAATCTGCTTCAAATATAGTGTTAGAGAATCTCATAACACAGTCGTTTAAACAGTGATCTAAGCTTAAAGTATGACCTAGCTCGTGAACTGATTCTTTAATTAAGCGGAGCTTAAATACCCGCGAGGTATATTCACTTAAACCTGCACTCAGCCGTCTAGTTGATACTAAAGCGATAAGAGGGTGTTCACTGAATATATTGAGGGGTTTCTCAGCTAATCCGAAAATAAAGTTTAAACCTTCTACGTATATATCCCGGTCTAGTAATCCTAATATCCTGAAAAAACCTGTGTGTTTAAATAAAGCAGAAACTTCGCTGAGGATTTGAGAAGCGTTAAATTGATTCCGTTTAGAGTTATAAGCTGAACACGGTATTGGAAAATTTCTATCAGAGGTTTCGAATATTATTGAAAAAGGCAGGTGAACAGGTAGCTCCCCACTTAGCCAGTGTATTAATTCAGCTTCGAATTCCCCTAAACCCTGTAAAAGTATTTTCAGCAATCAACCACCGTTAAATTAGTTAACTGTTAAATCTAAGATTCATTGAAATATGAACTTTAAGATGCTAGACGTCGATGCGCCTCTCTGATAAGTTTCCTAATCGGAAGCTTGTATGGGCATTTCTCCTCGCATAAACCACATTCCGTACATTTTTCAGGGGTTACATCCACCAGACTCTTATAACGTTCTTTAGCCCATCCTGGTAGTCTATATCTCTGATAGTATGCGTCTAAAAGCAGGATCACCGGGATTTTAATGCCTTGAGGGCATGGTTGACAGTACTCGCAGCGACGGCAGACTCGCTTATCAATCATCTTCAACTCTTGTTTTAAAGCTTTAAGCTCTTCCGCTGTTAACGGAGAATCTATGATACTTAGATTATACTCGACTTGTTGAATACTATCCATTCCAGGGATAATCACAGAGACATCATGTTGAAGAATCCATTTTAAAGCTGCACCCGCGTTATAGAATGCACCCCCTGCTAAAGGCTTCATGATAATAGTTCCAATATTGTAGTCTTTAGCTAATCTAATGAGCTCTAATCCGTCTGTTTCCAGAGGGTTAAAAGGGAATTGAATCGTGTCAAATAATCCGCTGTCTAAAACTTTTTTTAATAACGCGTGAACGTGGCTGGTTATACCGATATATTTTATTAAACCTGTTTCTTGAGCTTCTTTCAAAGCTGTTATAGCCCCGTCAGGTTGAAGTGCCCGATTATAGCTTTCAAAGTCGCTCACGTTATGCAATTGATATAAGTGTATTTGCTTCAAGTTTAAATTGCTGAGACTTAATTTTATATCATTCTCCATTTCAAGTTTAGTTAAAGCCCTAGATTTTGAGGCGACGACACATTTATTATCATAATTTTTTAAAGCTAAACCGATCTTCAACTCGCTATCCGTGTAAACTCTAGCTGTATCTATGAAGTTAACACCGAGCTGTAAAGCTCGTCTAATAATACGGACAGCGTCTTCTACACTCACTCTTTGAATCGGGATGCCACCGAACCCTATCACCGATACAGTAAGACCTGTTCTGCCGAGTATTCTTTTTAACATAGAAGAATAATATTGAAAATAAAGTAATAAGTTTTTAGCGCCTTAATTTTTAAAAGTGAAAGTTTATAAGTAGTAACATACTGTATAGAAGTGTAGCATATATTACTTTTTTTAGAGTAATATATGTTATTATATTTAAAAGGAGTAGAGTATATTTTGAGAAGATCAGGAGGCGGCTATAGAGGTAGCTCTGAGCCGCGTCAAATGTATAAGGCTATCTGCTCAGAATGCGGTGCTGAATGCGAAGTCCCATTCAAACCCGCTGAGGGTAGACCCGTATACTGTAGAGAGTGTTTCGCTAAGAGAAGAAGGTAAAGCAGTAAGAAAACTTACTTAACCCTTCCCTTGAATTTTTTTACTTTTAAAGCATCAGAAATTACTTCGGGGAGCCATAGCAGTAGTCGCAGTTATGCTTACATGAGAAGAAACCGGTATAACCACCTATATCAATAGATCTATGGCAGGCGCAATTCACGCGTTGACCTTTATCTTTAACTTTAGGTAAACTCGTTTTTATCAAACGCTCAATTTTATAAGCGTCAATGCAACGGGATTGCTGGATACCGATAATGTCAAGCAACTCTGGTTGACAGCACGCTTTCAAAGTAATCTCGTAATCGCGGCAAATAATAAGAAGATTCTCAATGATACGTTGCTTCTCCTCTAGAGAGAGTCTTATCGGAATTTTACCTCTTGAAATCATTCGTGAAACAACCTTCGGATATAACGCTATAAAAGAGAATACGAGCTCTTTTACATTTAACTCAGCTGCTTTTTTCACAATATATTCGAAGCTGGATAAATTATTTTTAACCTGAGTTGAACCGGCATTCCTATAAAACACGATTGGGTCGAATCTAAGAGTTACCGCTGAGGGTGAAAACTCCTCCACTAATATTTTAAGCTGGTTAATTCTCTCATCTAAGCTTGCTTTAACGCCACTCTCTAATTCACATGGAGTGTTAATCGTGAATTGAAAGAAGTGGCCTTTAAATAATCTGAACAACTCAAGGTTCTCGTAATATGCTTTAATCCATTGACTAAAATCTTTAGACCACCAAACCCAGCATTTAACCACAGTAGGTTTAAGGATAACGCGTTGGATCATAAGCGGATTAAACGGGTTCCTGACATCAACATACCCGGATTTAATCTTATCTAAAACCCAGCTCATCAGATGAGCGGGGATATCAGTCCTCCGAGAACAGGAGATTATAGGATACTCGACGGTTTTCATTTTACCAGTATATGAGGTAAGCGTTCCACCCACCTTAAACTGTTTTTCTATTTTTACAATATTCCTTTACCGGGCATTGAGCGCATTTACCCCTCTTACAGTATTCCAGATTCAGCCTTACTAAAGCGCTCTCATATTTTATAAAATCTTTTAAACCGAGCATAACAGCCGTTTTAACAGCTATAGGAGACGGGGCTGGCTGAGCCTTCTCCCAGACGCCTCTGAGTTCCCTTAGAAAAATATTCACGCAAACCGGTCCGATACCTTTAAACTCCATCAGGCGCGCTTCCAAATCTTTAGAGTCGCTAGCACAGTTATAAAGGTTTTCTAAACTACCATACGTGTTTAATAGGTTTTCAGCTAGAAGAAGCAGGTTTGAAGCTGTAGAATAATCATAACGAACATAGCCGCCTTTATCCAGAATATCCACCAGTTTATGCCAGCCTGCTTTAAGCAAAGTCTCAGGGGTTACAAGCCCCTCTGAGATAAATAGTCGAATAGTTTTCTTCGCGATTTCCACAGAGATACGTTTAGCGAAAAGAAAAGCTGCTAAAAACCATTTAAAACGATCGTCTTGATTATAAAGATTAAGACCCAATTCTGTAGCGTAGCTTGGGATTGTTGCTAAAAAATCGTCTATACTAGCCATATTAGGTTACACCCTAAAAGTTTATCTCATAAACCTTTAAAATTAATGAAAATATTAGATAAGTAAATATTATAGTTTTAAAAATT comes from the Candidatus Odinarchaeum yellowstonii genome and includes:
- a CDS encoding peptidase zinc-dependent translates to MLKILLQGLGEFEAELIHWLSGELPVHLPFSIIFETSDRNFPIPCSAYNSKRNQFNASQILSEVSALFKHTGFFRILGLLDRDIYVEGLNFIFGLAEKPLNIFSEHPLIALVSTRRLSAGLSEYTSRVFKLRLIKESVHELGHTLSLDHCLNDCVMRFSNTIFEADLKPVSFCNECFSKARTYIESIKNKRIF
- a CDS encoding aldo/keto reductase, whose protein sequence is MLKRILGRTGLTVSVIGFGGIPIQRVSVEDAVRIIRRALQLGVNFIDTARVYTDSELKIGLALKNYDNKCVVASKSRALTKLEMENDIKLSLSNLNLKQIHLYQLHNVSDFESYNRALQPDGAITALKEAQETGLIKYIGITSHVHALLKKVLDSGLFDTIQFPFNPLETDGLELIRLAKDYNIGTIIMKPLAGGAFYNAGAALKWILQHDVSVIIPGMDSIQQVEYNLSIIDSPLTAEELKALKQELKMIDKRVCRRCEYCQPCPQGIKIPVILLLDAYYQRYRLPGWAKERYKSLVDVTPEKCTECGLCEEKCPYKLPIRKLIREAHRRLAS
- a CDS encoding DNA-directed RNA polymerase, which encodes MLLYLKGVEYILRRSGGGYRGSSEPRQMYKAICSECGAECEVPFKPAEGRPVYCRECFAKRRR
- a CDS encoding DUF1848 domain-containing protein, whose translation is MGGTLTSYTGKMKTVEYPIISCSRRTDIPAHLMSWVLDKIKSGYVDVRNPFNPLMIQRVILKPTVVKCWVWWSKDFSQWIKAYYENLELFRLFKGHFFQFTINTPCELESGVKASLDERINQLKILVEEFSPSAVTLRFDPIVFYRNAGSTQVKNNLSSFEYIVKKAAELNVKELVFSFIALYPKVVSRMISRGKIPIRLSLEEKQRIIENLLIICRDYEITLKACCQPELLDIIGIQQSRCIDAYKIERLIKTSLPKVKDKGQRVNCACHRSIDIGGYTGFFSCKHNCDYCYGSPK